Proteins from one Loktanella sp. M215 genomic window:
- the rnhA gene encoding ribonuclease HI, translating to MPDLFAYTDGACSGNPGPGGWGCVMIAREGDAIVRQRDLNGGAKLTTNNQMELLAAISALESLTKPSRITIVTDSVYVKDGITSWIHGWKKRGWKTAANKPVKNEDLWKRLDAATQSHDVTWKWVKGHAGHAENERADELARAGMAPFKP from the coding sequence ATGCCTGACCTTTTCGCCTATACCGATGGTGCCTGTTCGGGAAATCCCGGCCCCGGCGGCTGGGGCTGCGTGATGATCGCCCGCGAGGGTGATGCCATCGTCCGGCAGCGGGACCTGAACGGCGGGGCCAAGCTGACCACGAACAACCAGATGGAACTTCTCGCCGCGATCTCGGCGCTCGAAAGTCTGACGAAACCCAGCCGGATCACCATCGTGACGGACAGCGTCTACGTGAAGGACGGGATCACCAGCTGGATCCACGGCTGGAAAAAGCGCGGCTGGAAGACCGCTGCCAACAAGCCCGTCAAGAACGAGGATCTGTGGAAGCGCCTTGACGCCGCGACGCAATCCCATGACGTGACCTGGAAATGGGTCAAGGGACATGCTGGCCACGCGGAAAACGAGCGGGCCGACGAGCTTGCCCGCGCCGGAATGGCCCCGTTCAAGCCGTAA
- a CDS encoding trimeric intracellular cation channel family protein, which produces MPLLTALDYASVFVFALTGALVASRAQLDLIGFIFIASITAVGGGTLRDVILNRDTVFWVANPVYIGVAATAAVIVFFTAHLLESRYRGIVWLDALALSVAVPSGVGAAVAMDMSSSIVVIMGITTGCFGGLMRDVVCNEVPLVLKQGELYVTCALCGSTVAVVLLAVTGALPLALLGCAAATCALRAGSILWHWRLPVYKSFPPRQ; this is translated from the coding sequence ATGCCCCTCCTCACCGCCCTCGATTACGCCAGTGTCTTCGTCTTCGCCCTGACCGGCGCGTTGGTGGCAAGCCGCGCCCAACTGGATTTGATCGGCTTTATCTTCATCGCGTCCATCACGGCCGTCGGCGGCGGCACCCTGCGCGACGTGATCCTGAACCGGGACACGGTCTTCTGGGTCGCCAACCCGGTCTATATCGGCGTGGCGGCGACCGCCGCCGTCATCGTCTTCTTCACAGCACACCTGCTGGAAAGCCGGTATCGCGGCATCGTCTGGCTCGACGCGCTGGCACTCAGCGTCGCCGTCCCCTCCGGCGTCGGTGCCGCCGTCGCGATGGACATGTCCTCCTCCATCGTCGTGATCATGGGCATCACGACCGGATGCTTCGGTGGCCTGATGCGGGATGTGGTCTGTAACGAAGTCCCCCTCGTTCTCAAACAGGGAGAGCTCTACGTCACCTGCGCCCTTTGCGGCAGCACGGTGGCGGTAGTCCTTCTGGCTGTCACGGGTGCTCTACCCCTGGCGCTTCTGGGCTGTGCCGCGGCGACATGTGCCCTGCGGGCCGGCAGCATCCTCTGGCACTGGCGCCTGCCGGTCTACAAGAGCTTCCCGCCCCGACAGTGA
- a CDS encoding NAD(P)H-quinone oxidoreductase, which translates to MKAVEITTPGGPDVLKLCERPMPEAGPDQVVIKVAYAGVNRPDALQRAGNYAPPKSASDLPGLECAGTVHAVGANVASLKVGDAVCALLPGGGYAEYVATPAAHCLPVPEGMDMKHAACLPETYFTVWSNVFMRGGLQAGERFLVHGGSSGIGTTAIQLAHVLGARVFTTASSADKLAACRDLGAEIAINYKDDDFVAVVKAEGGADLILDMVGGSYIQRNINALADDGRLVQIAFLQGMKAELNMVQMMTRRLTLTGSTLRPQSDLAKARIADQLRDHVWPLLAAGRVGPVMDQEFALADASGAHARMEAGNHIGKIVLKV; encoded by the coding sequence ATGAAGGCTGTCGAGATCACGACGCCGGGTGGCCCGGACGTCCTCAAGCTGTGCGAACGCCCCATGCCCGAGGCGGGGCCGGACCAGGTCGTCATCAAGGTCGCTTACGCCGGGGTGAACCGACCCGACGCGCTGCAGCGGGCGGGGAATTATGCGCCGCCGAAGTCTGCATCCGACCTCCCGGGGCTGGAATGTGCCGGGACCGTGCATGCGGTGGGCGCCAATGTCGCGTCGCTGAAGGTGGGTGATGCCGTCTGCGCGCTTTTGCCCGGCGGCGGTTACGCGGAATACGTCGCGACCCCCGCGGCGCATTGTCTGCCGGTGCCGGAGGGCATGGACATGAAGCATGCCGCCTGCCTGCCGGAAACCTATTTCACGGTCTGGTCCAACGTGTTCATGCGCGGCGGTCTGCAGGCCGGAGAGCGTTTTCTGGTCCACGGCGGATCGAGCGGGATCGGCACGACGGCGATTCAGCTGGCGCATGTGCTGGGTGCGCGCGTGTTCACCACGGCGAGTTCCGCCGACAAGCTGGCAGCGTGCCGTGACCTGGGGGCGGAGATCGCCATCAACTACAAGGACGATGACTTCGTTGCGGTGGTGAAGGCCGAGGGTGGCGCGGACCTGATCCTCGACATGGTGGGTGGCAGCTATATCCAGCGCAACATCAACGCCCTGGCCGACGACGGCCGCCTTGTGCAGATCGCGTTCCTGCAGGGCATGAAGGCCGAGCTGAACATGGTCCAGATGATGACCCGACGTCTGACGCTGACCGGCAGCACCCTGCGGCCGCAGAGCGATCTGGCGAAGGCGCGGATCGCGGACCAGCTGCGCGACCACGTCTGGCCGCTGCTGGCGGCGGGGCGGGTCGGGCCGGTGATGGATCAGGAATTCGCGCTTGCCGATGCCAGTGGTGCCCACGCCCGGATGGAAGCGGGGAATCATATCGGCAAGATTGTCCTGAAGGTCTGA
- a CDS encoding COQ9 family protein, giving the protein MPMTAPDPAKLQLLEAALPNVAFDGWSPATFKAAIDATQMDPAQARALCPRGAVDLAALFHTEGDRAMVDAMKRESRGNRRYSEWVAHALRVRLDVIEDKEAVRRGTALFALPHLAADGAKLIWGTADAIWTALGDTSDDVNWYTKRATLSGVWASVVLFWLGDQSEGHAETDAFIDRRIAEVMQIEKLKAQVNESRLLKPLTAPLGRLMGMVKAPRAGGDPRVPGMWRMGGDR; this is encoded by the coding sequence ATGCCGATGACAGCCCCCGATCCTGCCAAGCTGCAACTGCTGGAGGCCGCCCTGCCGAACGTCGCATTCGACGGCTGGTCGCCCGCCACCTTCAAGGCGGCCATCGATGCGACCCAGATGGACCCCGCACAGGCGCGCGCGCTGTGCCCGCGCGGTGCCGTCGATCTGGCCGCCCTGTTTCACACCGAAGGTGACCGCGCCATGGTTGACGCCATGAAACGGGAATCGCGTGGCAACAGGCGCTACAGCGAATGGGTGGCCCATGCGTTGCGCGTCCGTCTTGACGTGATCGAGGACAAGGAAGCGGTGCGGCGTGGCACGGCCCTGTTTGCCCTGCCACATCTGGCTGCCGACGGTGCAAAGCTGATCTGGGGGACGGCGGATGCGATCTGGACGGCGCTGGGCGACACCTCTGACGATGTGAACTGGTATACGAAACGCGCGACGCTGTCGGGTGTCTGGGCCTCGGTCGTGCTGTTCTGGCTGGGCGACCAGTCCGAGGGACATGCCGAGACCGACGCCTTCATCGACCGGCGGATTGCAGAGGTGATGCAGATCGAAAAGCTGAAGGCACAGGTCAACGAGAGCCGGTTGCTGAAACCGCTGACGGCGCCACTCGGGCGGTTGATGGGGATGGTCAAGGCGCCGCGGGCCGGCGGTGACCCGCGTGTGCCCGGCATGTGGCGCATGGGAGGTGACCGATGA
- the rpsU gene encoding 30S ribosomal protein S21: MQVSVRDNNVDQALRALKKKLQREGVFREMKLKQHFEKPSVRKAREKAEAIRRQRKLARKKAQREGLL; encoded by the coding sequence ATGCAGGTTAGTGTTCGTGATAACAACGTCGATCAGGCGTTGCGTGCTCTGAAGAAGAAACTTCAGCGTGAAGGCGTGTTCCGCGAAATGAAGCTCAAGCAGCATTTCGAGAAGCCCTCCGTCCGCAAGGCGCGCGAGAAAGCCGAAGCCATCCGCCGTCAGCGCAAGCTGGCGCGCAAGAAGGCCCAGCGCGAAGGTCTGTTGTAA
- a CDS encoding EAL domain-containing protein, with product MTYPPRIVPDSGCSFAPRQAYDGGFTMAFQPIFDTASGKIFAHEALVRSAAGGPAADVMRHVNCKTRYSFDRRCRVKAIAMASALGLTSRLSVNCMPDVVMDPDTCIRATLMAADHYKFDPAKLIFEFNEKHYLRDPQHLRAVMAGYRRHGFLTAIDNFGTGFSGLGALCDVQTDMIKLDKTLIRTIDGHEEQQRMVRSIIGLCDDLGVKIIAEGVETQREFDTLRGLGVTHVQGFYLREPLIERLCETALVPLPVAA from the coding sequence ATGACTTACCCTCCTCGGATCGTACCTGACAGCGGCTGCAGTTTTGCGCCCCGGCAAGCCTACGACGGCGGCTTTACCATGGCGTTTCAGCCGATCTTCGACACGGCAAGCGGTAAGATCTTCGCCCATGAGGCGCTGGTCCGCAGTGCAGCTGGTGGCCCTGCTGCCGACGTCATGCGCCACGTTAACTGCAAGACACGCTACAGCTTTGACCGCAGATGTCGCGTCAAGGCCATTGCGATGGCGTCCGCCCTTGGCCTGACCTCGCGGCTAAGCGTGAATTGCATGCCCGACGTCGTCATGGATCCGGACACCTGCATTCGCGCGACCCTGATGGCCGCGGACCACTACAAATTCGATCCCGCAAAACTGATTTTCGAATTCAACGAAAAGCATTATCTGCGCGATCCGCAGCACTTGCGGGCCGTCATGGCCGGTTACCGCAGACACGGCTTTCTGACCGCAATCGACAATTTCGGGACCGGGTTTTCGGGTCTGGGGGCCTTGTGTGACGTACAGACGGACATGATCAAGCTGGACAAGACCTTGATCCGAACGATCGACGGCCATGAGGAACAGCAAAGAATGGTCCGCTCCATCATCGGCCTGTGTGATGACCTTGGCGTCAAGATCATCGCGGAGGGGGTCGAGACGCAGCGCGAATTCGACACGCTCCGCGGCCTCGGGGTCACGCACGTACAGGGCTTCTATCTGCGCGAACCGTTGATCGAACGTCTATGCGAAACCGCCCTCGTACCACTGCCCGTCGCGGCCTGA
- a CDS encoding DUF2254 domain-containing protein, whose product MALFGSRALLRKLIEETRSSYWFWPSTLVIGGLLLGRGAIAIDLHPDVLPFDLPDRLTAIDPSSASNTLSTLATAVIGVAGVMFSMTLVAVSFAADTFGPRLIGNFMRDRGTQISFGLLLGTFVFNVIVLRAVQDGDAPFVPYVGLATAMGLTLMSVFTIIYYIHHVPETINVSNIASNLGHTFSASIRGLIDDRSGHESETVNVAEEAESHDIALTTTGYIQQLDKKTLVDCARDNDWVIAVRAGPGDFVTPHQTVMVVTARDALTDKQIKTLQDAFATGNARTEAQSTTFIADELVEMIARALSPGFNDPFTAMNCLNWLHAGLLEALLYDGGLSPHETQRVRFQHLDFAGLFQSSFVAAAPYTVTDKMCRERHLALTKDLLDRATGARRDAIADLLPTLSATSPERAL is encoded by the coding sequence ATGGCGCTTTTCGGGTCACGCGCCCTGCTGCGCAAGCTCATCGAGGAAACGCGGTCCAGCTATTGGTTCTGGCCGTCGACGCTTGTCATCGGCGGCCTGCTGCTGGGGCGCGGGGCCATCGCGATTGATCTGCATCCGGATGTCCTGCCCTTCGATCTGCCGGACCGGTTGACGGCGATTGATCCCAGCAGTGCTAGCAATACCCTTTCGACGCTGGCCACTGCCGTGATTGGCGTCGCGGGGGTCATGTTCTCGATGACGCTCGTTGCGGTGTCATTTGCCGCCGACACCTTTGGCCCGCGCCTGATCGGCAATTTCATGCGCGACCGTGGCACCCAGATCAGTTTCGGTCTGCTGCTTGGCACGTTTGTCTTCAATGTCATCGTCCTGCGCGCGGTGCAGGACGGTGATGCGCCGTTCGTGCCTTACGTGGGGCTTGCCACGGCGATGGGACTGACGCTGATGTCGGTCTTTACGATCATCTATTACATCCACCACGTCCCCGAGACGATCAACGTGTCCAACATCGCGTCCAACCTTGGCCACACGTTCAGCGCCAGTATCCGTGGCCTGATCGACGACCGGTCCGGCCACGAGAGTGAAACCGTAAATGTCGCCGAGGAGGCAGAGAGCCATGACATCGCGCTGACGACGACCGGGTATATCCAGCAACTGGACAAGAAGACGCTTGTCGACTGCGCGCGCGACAATGACTGGGTGATTGCCGTTCGCGCGGGTCCCGGCGACTTCGTGACACCGCATCAGACCGTCATGGTGGTGACGGCGCGGGATGCGTTGACCGACAAGCAGATCAAGACCCTGCAAGATGCCTTTGCGACCGGAAACGCGCGGACAGAGGCCCAATCGACGACGTTCATCGCCGATGAATTGGTCGAAATGATCGCCCGCGCCCTGTCGCCGGGATTCAACGACCCGTTCACCGCAATGAACTGTCTGAACTGGCTGCATGCGGGACTGTTGGAGGCGCTCTTGTACGACGGTGGCCTGTCACCACACGAAACGCAGCGCGTCCGCTTTCAGCATCTGGATTTCGCGGGGCTGTTTCAGTCCAGTTTCGTTGCCGCTGCACCCTATACGGTGACCGACAAGATGTGTCGTGAACGCCATCTGGCCCTGACCAAGGACCTTCTTGACCGCGCAACCGGCGCGCGGCGCGACGCAATTGCCGACCTGCTGCCGACGCTGTCCGCAACAAGCCCGGAGCGTGCTCTGTAA
- a CDS encoding DUF2945 domain-containing protein produces the protein MSNFNEGDSVKWSWGSGSAKGEIVKRYTRKTTLTIKGTEVTRDASEDAPAFRIRQDDGDEVLKSVTEIEAA, from the coding sequence ATGAGCAATTTCAACGAAGGCGACAGCGTGAAGTGGAGCTGGGGCAGCGGGTCCGCGAAAGGCGAAATAGTCAAGCGCTACACGCGCAAGACAACCCTGACCATCAAGGGGACAGAGGTCACGCGTGACGCCAGCGAGGACGCGCCAGCATTCCGCATTCGCCAGGACGACGGCGACGAGGTGCTGAAATCCGTGACCGAGATCGAGGCCGCCTGA
- a CDS encoding DNA topoisomerase IB, producing the protein MACSDIAKAADLVYYPDSEPGIRRRRAGRGFSYTAADGTRIDDTAERDRIAAIAVPPAFEDVWISPLLRGHLQATGLDDRERKQYRYHADWTEHHAQLKFEKLAAFAESLPQLRRWIGSRLRGPIGDRDTAVAATLALIDRASLRVGHSVYTEENGSYGATTMLNAHGDFTDGRVRLAYIGKGGAEIEKDFYAPRLAAVLEACQDLPGAEIITWMDDAGQAHAVRSEQINETLHTLCGPDITAKTIRTWNGTLAAFGVAQSGDTLTIKAMAEAAAEVLHNTPTVARNSYVHPAVIALAETDREAVTERLQNLSTAQSPAGLRQGEADLIAFLRSM; encoded by the coding sequence ATGGCATGCTCTGACATCGCCAAGGCTGCGGACCTTGTTTACTATCCTGACAGCGAGCCGGGGATCAGACGGCGCAGGGCAGGCCGTGGCTTCAGCTATACGGCAGCCGACGGCACCCGGATCGACGACACCGCAGAGCGTGACCGGATCGCCGCCATCGCCGTCCCACCGGCCTTCGAGGATGTCTGGATCTCGCCCTTGTTGCGCGGCCACCTGCAGGCGACGGGCCTCGATGATCGAGAGCGCAAGCAGTATCGCTATCACGCAGACTGGACCGAGCATCACGCACAGCTGAAATTCGAGAAACTGGCGGCCTTTGCCGAGAGTCTGCCGCAGCTTCGCCGGTGGATCGGCAGTCGGCTGCGCGGCCCCATCGGCGACCGGGATACGGCCGTCGCGGCGACGCTTGCCTTGATCGACCGCGCGTCGTTACGGGTCGGTCACAGTGTCTATACCGAGGAAAACGGCAGTTACGGCGCCACGACGATGCTGAATGCGCACGGTGATTTCACCGACGGCCGCGTGCGGTTGGCCTATATCGGCAAGGGAGGTGCCGAGATCGAGAAGGATTTCTACGCCCCGCGCCTCGCGGCCGTGCTGGAAGCCTGTCAGGACCTGCCAGGGGCAGAGATCATCACCTGGATGGATGACGCTGGACAGGCCCATGCCGTCCGGTCAGAGCAGATAAACGAGACGCTTCACACCCTGTGCGGGCCGGACATCACCGCCAAGACGATCCGGACTTGGAATGGGACGCTTGCCGCTTTTGGTGTGGCGCAGTCTGGCGACACCCTGACGATCAAGGCCATGGCAGAGGCGGCAGCCGAGGTGCTGCACAATACGCCGACTGTGGCCAGAAACAGCTATGTCCATCCGGCCGTCATTGCCTTGGCCGAGACGGACAGGGAGGCCGTGACCGAAAGGCTGCAAAATCTGTCGACAGCGCAAAGCCCTGCGGGGTTGCGTCAGGGCGAGGCAGATCTGATCGCCTTCCTGCGCAGCATGTGA
- a CDS encoding Crp/Fnr family transcriptional regulator, protein MATKCSQCPLRRHSLFKPMNEQDVLAMQRFKVGELTIEAGTPVLIEGSNSPQLFTALRGMGLRYKTTMDGGRQVVNFVFPGDFIGLQAGVMGEMAHSVEASSKMTLCVFNRSELWNFFKSHPERGFDITWLAAVEEHFLGEALTSIGQRSAFEALSWALLRTFVRAEAIGLVQNRRMNLPYRQQDLADALGLSLVHTNKTLSKLRDQQLADWSDGHLTINDKVKLAEIARVELDLVPRRPLM, encoded by the coding sequence ATGGCGACGAAGTGTAGTCAGTGTCCGCTCCGCCGACATTCCCTGTTCAAACCGATGAATGAACAGGACGTGCTGGCGATGCAGCGGTTCAAAGTTGGTGAGTTGACGATCGAGGCTGGCACCCCCGTTCTGATCGAAGGTTCGAATTCGCCACAGCTGTTTACCGCGTTGCGCGGGATGGGGCTGCGATACAAGACGACGATGGACGGTGGCCGCCAAGTCGTGAACTTTGTCTTTCCGGGTGATTTCATCGGGTTGCAGGCGGGTGTCATGGGCGAAATGGCCCATTCCGTCGAAGCCTCGTCCAAGATGACCCTCTGCGTCTTCAACCGGTCGGAATTGTGGAATTTCTTCAAATCGCACCCAGAGCGTGGCTTTGACATCACCTGGCTTGCAGCGGTCGAAGAGCACTTTCTGGGCGAAGCCCTGACCTCGATCGGTCAGCGTTCCGCGTTCGAGGCCCTGTCGTGGGCCTTGTTGCGGACTTTCGTGCGCGCCGAAGCGATCGGGCTGGTTCAGAACCGCCGCATGAACCTGCCGTATCGTCAGCAGGATCTGGCGGACGCGCTTGGGCTGTCACTGGTGCATACCAACAAGACGCTTTCGAAGTTGCGCGATCAGCAATTGGCCGACTGGTCGGATGGGCATCTGACGATCAACGACAAGGTCAAACTTGCCGAGATCGCAAGGGTCGAACTGGATCTCGTTCCCCGCCGACCCTTGATGTGA
- a CDS encoding response regulator: MSNGTAQQDITTAIGTYLPYLRRYARALTGTQSSGDAYAAATLEAILEDRSIFDTQISPKSALFKTLHMMWISTDTSDPGELPLGIEGAAQRHLAKLTANTREALLLHTIEEFSHAEIADIMSIDESEVVHLIDVAHREMADSVSGRILIIEDEAIIAMDLESLVSDMGHKVTGIARTHAGAITLGQSERPDLILADIQLADNSSGIDAVNELLGEFGDMPVIFITAFPERLLTGDKPEPAFLIAKPYTEDQVRSAVAQAMFFSSTETLNV; the protein is encoded by the coding sequence ATGTCAAACGGCACTGCACAGCAGGATATTACCACCGCAATCGGAACCTATCTGCCCTATCTGCGCCGTTACGCGCGGGCATTGACGGGCACGCAGTCGAGTGGTGACGCCTATGCCGCCGCCACACTCGAAGCGATTCTGGAAGACCGCAGCATTTTTGACACACAGATTTCGCCGAAATCCGCGCTGTTCAAGACGCTGCACATGATGTGGATCAGCACCGATACCTCCGATCCGGGCGAGTTGCCGTTGGGCATCGAGGGGGCCGCACAGCGTCACCTCGCAAAGCTGACCGCCAACACGCGCGAGGCGCTTCTGCTGCACACCATCGAGGAATTCAGCCACGCGGAAATCGCCGACATCATGTCGATCGACGAATCCGAAGTCGTGCATCTGATCGATGTCGCACACCGTGAAATGGCGGACAGCGTTTCTGGCCGGATCCTGATCATCGAGGATGAAGCGATCATCGCGATGGATCTGGAATCGCTGGTGTCCGACATGGGTCACAAGGTGACGGGCATCGCGCGCACCCACGCCGGTGCGATTACGCTGGGACAATCCGAACGCCCCGATCTGATTCTCGCCGATATCCAGCTGGCCGATAATTCGTCGGGTATCGATGCCGTCAACGAATTACTGGGGGAATTCGGCGACATGCCGGTGATCTTCATCACCGCCTTCCCAGAGCGTCTGCTGACCGGTGACAAACCGGAACCGGCGTTCCTGATCGCCAAACCCTATACCGAGGATCAGGTGCGCTCTGCCGTGGCGCAGGCCATGTTCTTCTCGTCGACTGAGACACTGAACGTCTGA
- a CDS encoding NepR family anti-sigma factor has protein sequence MSNDTPSEKARHQIDANLKRVFREQEQADLPDRLKELLAKLKEQDSAGQDGKA, from the coding sequence ATGTCCAACGATACCCCGAGCGAAAAGGCGCGTCATCAGATCGACGCCAATCTTAAGCGTGTCTTCCGTGAGCAGGAGCAGGCCGATTTGCCGGACCGTCTGAAGGAACTTTTGGCCAAGCTCAAGGAACAGGACTCGGCCGGTCAGGATGGAAAAGCATGA
- a CDS encoding RNA polymerase sigma factor produces MTADPRDELVNHLPALRAFAISLTRNGSTADDMVQDTVVKAWTNIEKFEPGTNMRAWLFTILRNTFYSSRRKAKREVADVDGIFTENMAEKPAHDGHLQMTDFRHAFAKLPDEQRETLILVGASGFSYEEAAAMCNVAVGTIKSRANRGRKRLAELMHLDADGPVELTDKVTIAVVANNGNSAF; encoded by the coding sequence ATGACCGCCGATCCGCGCGACGAACTTGTCAATCACCTGCCGGCCCTGCGTGCCTTTGCCATTTCGCTGACCCGGAACGGGTCAACGGCCGATGACATGGTGCAGGATACGGTCGTGAAGGCCTGGACCAACATCGAAAAATTTGAACCCGGCACGAACATGCGCGCCTGGTTGTTCACGATTTTGCGCAATACGTTCTATTCCAGCCGCCGCAAGGCCAAGCGGGAAGTGGCCGATGTTGATGGGATCTTTACAGAGAATATGGCCGAAAAGCCCGCCCATGACGGCCATTTGCAGATGACCGACTTTCGTCACGCCTTTGCCAAGCTGCCAGACGAACAGCGGGAAACCCTGATCCTTGTCGGGGCGTCCGGCTTTTCCTATGAAGAGGCCGCCGCGATGTGTAACGTCGCTGTCGGAACGATCAAGAGCCGGGCAAACCGTGGTCGCAAGCGGCTCGCGGAATTGATGCACCTTGACGCCGATGGCCCCGTCGAACTGACGGACAAGGTCACAATCGCCGTGGTCGCCAACAACGGCAATTCGGCATTTTGA
- a CDS encoding sensor histidine kinase encodes MSSAPDGKDDRWPLLQSLPFRVVAFLSLALLPIGLLAIWQTQNLDETLRARTALSLVALTELAISGERQTLQRAIGAARSQATTVGLTSDDPEACSAAFRAFRDSDPSISFAGVLQTSGMIACSSESAPFSIGTDDRARAVASSADTVLNTRLGAEPGESNSVILLQPIVRDGTVAGQIVLALPTDTLTGMPDLDNSAPPLSLVIFDRNGQIIASQGEAPVNPVVDLSQEALLRLGADPSTFVGRNADGQRRVFVMLTLVPGLAYAMTGWAPTEGFLASTAITLPSFFLPALMWLASLLVAYFAVHRLVVSPVQDLRSRMRRFAADRALPKAKNTEMLPQELFDLEQTFVNMAYDLIDDEARMENSLREKNVLLKEVHHRVKNNLQMISSIMNMQIRTAQSDESRHALKRLQDRVLGLATVHRYIYQSKDLARTEARPLMADICGTLFAQLSEIGNDIEHDLKVDNFHLLPDQAVPLALLVGEVGTNVTQQLGAAPRTDGAQRFMRFSLLIVAPGMAQFQCSTSAVLSQDHKGKGVGHQLIRAFSVQLGGKVETAETADGHTVTVAFPITTDIPDPLDY; translated from the coding sequence ATGTCGTCCGCGCCGGACGGAAAAGACGACCGCTGGCCGTTGTTGCAAAGCCTGCCGTTTCGGGTCGTGGCATTTCTGTCGCTGGCCTTGCTGCCGATCGGTCTGCTCGCGATCTGGCAGACCCAGAATCTGGACGAGACGCTGCGCGCCCGGACGGCGCTGTCATTGGTGGCCCTGACAGAGCTTGCGATTTCAGGCGAGCGGCAGACCCTGCAACGGGCAATCGGTGCCGCACGCAGCCAAGCGACAACCGTGGGGCTGACGTCCGATGACCCTGAAGCGTGCAGCGCCGCTTTTCGGGCTTTCCGGGATTCGGACCCCAGCATCAGCTTTGCCGGTGTTCTTCAGACATCGGGCATGATCGCCTGCTCGTCGGAAAGTGCACCGTTTTCGATCGGCACCGATGACCGCGCACGCGCGGTGGCCAGCAGCGCGGACACGGTCCTGAATACACGGCTGGGTGCCGAACCGGGTGAAAGCAACAGTGTCATTCTGTTGCAACCCATCGTGCGGGACGGGACGGTCGCCGGTCAAATCGTGCTGGCTTTGCCGACCGACACATTGACCGGTATGCCCGACCTCGACAATTCCGCGCCGCCGCTGTCCCTTGTCATCTTTGACCGCAACGGCCAGATCATAGCGTCGCAGGGCGAAGCGCCGGTCAATCCGGTCGTCGACCTGTCGCAAGAGGCTTTGCTGCGGCTGGGCGCCGACCCGTCGACCTTTGTCGGGCGCAACGCGGATGGCCAGCGGCGTGTCTTCGTCATGCTGACGCTGGTGCCCGGCCTTGCCTACGCCATGACCGGGTGGGCCCCGACCGAAGGCTTCCTCGCGAGCACCGCGATCACGCTGCCGTCGTTCTTTCTGCCCGCGCTGATGTGGCTGGCAAGCCTTCTGGTCGCGTATTTCGCCGTCCACCGTCTGGTGGTCAGCCCGGTCCAGGATCTGCGCAGCCGGATGCGCCGCTTTGCCGCTGACCGGGCGCTGCCGAAAGCCAAGAACACCGAAATGCTGCCGCAAGAGCTTTTCGACCTGGAACAGACCTTCGTCAACATGGCCTACGATCTGATCGACGATGAAGCCCGGATGGAAAACAGCCTGCGTGAAAAGAACGTGTTGCTGAAAGAAGTCCATCACCGGGTCAAAAACAATCTGCAAATGATCTCGTCGATCATGAACATGCAGATCCGGACGGCCCAATCGGACGAAAGCCGTCATGCCCTGAAACGGCTGCAGGACCGTGTCCTTGGCCTCGCGACGGTGCATCGCTACATCTATCAATCCAAGGATCTGGCCCGCACCGAGGCGCGGCCTTTGATGGCCGATATCTGCGGCACGCTTTTTGCCCAGCTTTCGGAAATCGGCAATGACATCGAACATGATCTGAAGGTCGATAATTTCCACCTGCTGCCGGATCAGGCCGTGCCCCTCGCTCTTCTGGTCGGTGAAGTCGGAACAAATGTGACCCAGCAACTGGGCGCGGCACCTCGGACGGATGGGGCCCAACGCTTTATGCGGTTCAGCCTGTTGATTGTTGCGCCGGGAATGGCGCAATTCCAGTGCAGCACATCGGCCGTTCTGTCTCAGGATCACAAAGGGAAGGGTGTCGGCCATCAGTTGATCCGAGCGTTTTCCGTCCAGTTGGGTGGCAAAGTCGAAACGGCTGAAACCGCCGACGGGCACACGGTCACGGTCGCTTTCCCGATCACGACGGACATTCCGGACCCCCTCGACTATTGA